In one window of Ovis aries strain OAR_USU_Benz2616 breed Rambouillet chromosome 3, ARS-UI_Ramb_v3.0, whole genome shotgun sequence DNA:
- the RHEBL1 gene encoding GTPase RhebL1, whose product MPLVRYRKVVILGYRSVGKTSLAHQFVEGEFLEDYDPTVENTYSKIVTVGKDEFHLHLVDTAGQDEYSILPYSFIIGVHGYVLVYSVTSLHSFQVIESLYQKLHEGHGKTRLPVVLVGNKADLSPDREVQAVEGKKLAASWGATFMESSARNNQLTQGIFTKVIQEIARVENSYGQERRCHLM is encoded by the exons ATGCCGTTAGTTCGCTACAGGAAGGTGGTCATCCTCGGATACCGTTCTGTAG GGAAGACATCTTTAGCACATCAATTTGTGGAGGGAGAGTTCCTGGAAGACTATGATCCTACTGTGGAGAATA cttaCAGCAAGATAGTGACTGTTGGCAAAGATGAGTTTCACCTACACCTGGTGGACACAGCAGGGCAG GATGAGTACAGCATTCTGCCCTATTCATTCATCATTGGGGTCCATGGTTATGTACTTGTGTATTCTGTCACCTCTCTGCATAG CTTCCAAGTCATTGAGAGTCTGTACCAAAAGCTACATGAAGGCCACGGGAAAACCCG GCTGCCGGTGGTGCTGGTGGGAAACAAGGCCGATCTCTCTCCAGACAG GGAGGTCCAGGCTGTTGAGGGGAAGAAGCTGGCAGCATCCTGGGGTGCAACATTTATGGAGTCATCTGCTCGGAATAATCAG CTGACTCAAGGCATCTTCACCAAAGTGATCCAGGAGATTGCCCGGGTGGAAAATTCATATGGGCAAGAGCGCCGCTGCCATCTCATGTGA